The Haloferax volcanii DS2 DNA segment GGCGGCGGCTCCTGCGGCACCTGCGCCGTCCGGGTTCGCGGTCCCGCGACCTACCGGACGAAAAAGGAGCGCCGCCGGCTCCGATTCCCCCCGCACGACCCCGACTCGGGGCTCCGACTCGCGTGCCAGACGGTCGTCCTCGGCGACCTCCGGGTGGAGAAGTACCCCGGATTCTGGGGCCAACGCGTCGAAGCCGATGAGAGCGAAACAGGAGCTGTGCAGGACGCGGAAGACGCGCAGGAACCGACCGACTGAGCCGGCGGCCCGGTCAGTCGCCGGCGACGTGGTCGTACCACGACAGTAGGTCGTCGCGGTCGCGGGTGTCTGGCGGGAGCTCCGAGACGCGGAACCACCGCGCGGCCGAGATTTCCTCGTCGGGGTCGTTCACGCTGAGTTCCGCGGCCCCGTCGACGCGGGCACGGTAGACGGGCATCACCCCCCACGTCTGGTGGCCGTCGCAGCGGATGTCGACGCGGGTGGCCATCGCGAGGCCGCCGTAGTCGGCGGTGATACCGGCCTCTTCAGCGAGTTCGCGCCGGGCGGCCGCGGTGAACCCCTCGTCGCCGTCGACGCCGCCGCCGGGGAGGACCCAGAGGCCGACGCCCTCGTGGCGGACGAGCAGTATCTCGTCGTCGCGGCGGCGGACGACGGTGTGGACGCCGTAGGGCGTCCCCGTGGACTTCACGCGGGAGGCGAGCGTGCGGAACCGCGGGCGGGAGACGCGGCGGGTGTGAACCGGTTCGAGGTAGTCGGCGTCGGCGTGGTTCCGGCGCAGGCGGTGGTACGCTTGCTCGGCGCGCTGTCGCGCCTCGTCCGCGAGGAACCACAGGTCGTCGACCGTCATCGGCGCGCGGCCGGCGGTCGATGTGCGAGCGGGCGACTCGGCATACCGCACGGTTCGGCGCGACTCCACAAATCGGCTTCGACACGCGTCGTCGCGAGCGGCGGAGCCGGTGACTTCGCGTCCAATCATCGCCCTTTTATCCGGTGACGCGGAACCTGTGGGTATGAGCTTCGAGAAAGACGACAAGGTCGTCCTGAACGACAAGCACAGCGAGTTCGACGGCGAGACCGGCACGGTCACGCAGGTCATCGAGAGCATGTTCGGCGAGCCGACCTACACCATCAGCTTCGACGAGGGCCAGGAGGTCGGCATCGCGCAGGACCAGCTCGAAGCCGCCGACGGCGACGACGCGGACGAAGCCGACGAAGAGTAAGCGACCGACGACCGACCGACGCCTCTCAGACCCACCATGCCACGCGTTCCGTTCCACTACATCGACCTCCGAACGTTCTGCTACGAGACGGAAGACCAAAAACGGGTCGAGGGGGCGCTTCGGACGTTCCTCCCCGACGAGTTCGACGTCGACCGCGTCGAGAGCACCGGCCACCACGGCGACCGCATCATCGTCTTCTCCGCGCGCGTCGAGCGCGCCAACGACGTGCGGTACGTCCTCGACAAGATACGCGACCTCCCCGACTTCGAGACGCTCCTGGACGAACTCGACCAGCGCGTCACGGACAACACGGAGTTCTTCCTGCGGCTGGACAAACAGGCCGCGTTCAAGGGCGAGGCCCGCCGCGGCGGGGGGCTCACCCTCCGCGCGAAAGTCGAGGCCTACCCGGCGAAGAAGGAAGCCGCGGTGGAGAACGCCCGCGACGCCCTCCTCGGCGACGAGTAGGGTCGTCCGCGAGCCGGTCGAATCGCTTCCGAGTGCGCTGTGTTACTCGTCTTTCCACTTGATGGAACAGCCCTGCGAGGGGTACTCCTCGACGGGGATGTCGTC contains these protein-coding regions:
- a CDS encoding 2Fe-2S iron-sulfur cluster-binding protein, whose translation is MPTVHFRGREIECDRGDVLRDVLRAAGESPHNGHSSWFNCRGGGSCGTCAVRVRGPATYRTKKERRRLRFPPHDPDSGLRLACQTVVLGDLRVEKYPGFWGQRVEADESETGAVQDAEDAQEPTD
- a CDS encoding NUDIX hydrolase, producing MTVDDLWFLADEARQRAEQAYHRLRRNHADADYLEPVHTRRVSRPRFRTLASRVKSTGTPYGVHTVVRRRDDEILLVRHEGVGLWVLPGGGVDGDEGFTAAARRELAEEAGITADYGGLAMATRVDIRCDGHQTWGVMPVYRARVDGAAELSVNDPDEEISAARWFRVSELPPDTRDRDDLLSWYDHVAGD
- a CDS encoding RNA-binding protein; this translates as MPRVPFHYIDLRTFCYETEDQKRVEGALRTFLPDEFDVDRVESTGHHGDRIIVFSARVERANDVRYVLDKIRDLPDFETLLDELDQRVTDNTEFFLRLDKQAAFKGEARRGGGLTLRAKVEAYPAKKEAAVENARDALLGDE